atcatgaaaacaatgaaagacagagagagagagagcgggagaGATAGATACAAGAGAGCGAGAGAACaacagagcgagagaggagGTAAAGAgtaggaggaagagaagaaagacggggtggagagagggaaggggtgGTGGGGGAAAGTAGGATGAAAGGAGATGGCGATGGAGTAAAATATATCCTAAACGTATACGAAATTCAGGAATAAATTCTACTGTCGTCGTTTGGAATCAATATCAACTTTTATAGTGAGTGCGGCAGGATAACTGTCGATTTTCAATATTATGTTAAAATGTCGTGCTTTCACAAAGTATCACAAAAGCTAAAACATCCAGGatctctaaaaataaaagaactccACCCTTGCTCAGTcttttacacattattttttgtttgttcgtgtcCTTTCAGAGAAGGAAGGGGCAGAAGGACGGGGTGGAGAGAGCAAAAGACAGGGAGGGTTGGAGGTGCCGTACTTCACTCATCTCACATTCTGGTGTCAGTAAAcaacagataaaatattttctaagatTGCCCCAAAAAAACTTAGCATTGCTTATCAAATGATTAACATTTCCTGGCTGCCGGAAATTAGCCGTAATCAGAAAATTCAAGGCATAAACTTTATCCCTAGACTTCAAAGAGTAAGTCGACAGACAAGGATGCTGTACATAACATCAGCGCAACAGCATTTGAATGCTATTCTCTTGAAATCAGATTTCAAGAATATGTTTACACAGTCAGGTATCGACAGAAAGGAAGTGTTTACAATGCTCTCGGGCAAAGCAATAAACATAGCAAGTCAATAACCATACCATGTAACGCGTTCTGTAAGATTCATAGGGGAGGGAACCTCAATTACAAACTCTCACGTGCGGGAGTCGTGGATAAAGAGGGTCAAATGTCAACATTCAAAGGCCACAAGGTTCAATTCATTGAGACTAAAGTATTAAAGACAGGCAGCCAGTGATGGCCAGACGTAAGACCCTAGATCACCATCATTACCAAACTTCTAATGtaaaaccattttcttttcaaattattcACAATGATATGAATCGCTAACGGAATGAGTGCATTTCTAAAGCAAAGTTCAAGGCCATTTGAAAAGGTCATTTATAAAACTATATCAGTTTCAAAGCCTGCAATGATAAAGAATGAGGTACAGACAAAGGCCAAAGTTGAGAGGGGCCGAGCAAAGGGTCAACAAATACGAAAGCACAAATATCTGAATAAGACAGAGCAATTGAGCCAAGGTGAAGGCCAAGGTGAAGGCCACCAACATATGTACTGACCGGTACAGTAGGGGGGAAGGGGTTCAGTGAAATAGTCTGCAGACGCGACAACCGTTCTGTACAGGTAACGTGTCAATCGCAAGAGTCAAAGGTCAGACAAATCATGACACACGCCCGTCATTAGCACAAAGGTCAAGGGAAAAGGTTAACGGCGATCTCTGTCGACAGTGTCCACGCTGGTGTCCAGCATCTGCACGGTGTGACGTCAAGAATCGGCGGTGACCAAGTGGCGTGACAGTGACGTACATCAGACGGAATTGTGAcgtttctctctcactctgtccaTAGCTTTGCGCGAGAACTTATACACGAGTCGTCGGCCTTCCACCCTCTCCAGGATACCCCGCTTGTAGTAGTGCCTGCAGACAGAAAAGGAGAGATTACCCTCCGTGTTCACTGTTTGCAATAATTCGTGCAGATCATGATAAGTATTACTAATGAAGTTATCAGAAGTTTCATCAAGGAATAATATTTACGAAGTAGATGTATCTCGAAGTAGAAGTGCTCGTACCTCATTGCTCGGCTGAGTTTCTCGTACGTCATGTTCTCGTTGTTCTTGCGAGAACCCCACAACTGGGCCACAGCCTCGCTTTGGACAAACCGGAAAACTCCTTCCCTCTGGTTCTCCCACCGTAAGTATTGTGGGTTGTACAGCGGATTGAGCAGCGTTTCGTAGATGAATTCCCACAGGTGTTGGTTTTTgactgaaaatgaaaacgaaaatgaaaataatttccatttaatcataaaaaagaaaatgacgacAAAGACATCGATGCAAGCAACTAGTTTGCCGTCCATCCATCCAtacattgaaagaaagaaagaaaaacatgaaataatagTAAATTTCAGGCTTCTTATGACTTTCTGTATATCAATCTCCTGTTAGATACAAATTGTGATTTCTGTGCTGATATTAAAGatattatctctctttttttgccATATTAACTGGATTGTCCTAAAGATCATATCCtgaaaaagatttctttccttAACATTAAGAACTAAGCCCACGATAATGAAATACGGGTGCCACtcttgttacaaaaaaaaaaaaaaaaaaaagaaataaacaaatttagaacTGGACTACAGTGTTTTCTGCATATTAATGTTCCATTAAGATACTCTTTGTTTCCGTTTTAACAGGTGGAAAAGCCTACATCACATGTATTCTGCACCCACTCCATCACATACATTTTTCTCGTCCTACCTTTTTTGTCTCTGCTCGACCTTTCTTCGTCTTCAGGTAAACTTTTCACTCGTGGTCTACCTGGCCGTCTCCTAGGCAACTGCGGTGGATAGGAGCTTCCAGGATAGTAACAAAATGTCCTCATGGGAGTAGTCGGGTAGCTGGGAGTGAAGACAGGTTCGTACTCTGACGGACAGGGCTCGATCGCTGCAACAAACACAAGCAGAGACCTTCACTAATGCTATCATCGGCACTATCATCCAGGATGACAACGACCCCCTACCAGACGTGGACTATCATCCAAGAGGACAACGACCCCCTACCAGACGCAGCAGCACGATCCCTATTCATcacaataaattacaaacacGTGGACTTACAACAGGGTTGCTGCCCAGCCGTGGCGGGGATGTTTGGGCGCCTCTGTGGGGTCGAAATCGATGTAGGAGTCGATGTCGATGACGTCAGACTGTAGAGGGTCAGTTCGTTGAGGCTTCCACTCTGTCCTCTCCTGTTTCCAATAATTTTCGTGCGCCGAGAAGTCTGGATGCACAagggaaaaaagacaagaatagTG
This is a stretch of genomic DNA from Pomacea canaliculata isolate SZHN2017 linkage group LG3, ASM307304v1, whole genome shotgun sequence. It encodes these proteins:
- the LOC112559930 gene encoding ETS homologous factor-like, encoding MRTFCYYPGSSYPPQLPRRRPGRPRVKSLPEDEERSSRDKKVKNQHLWEFIYETLLNPLYNPQYLRWENQREGVFRFVQSEAVAQLWGSRKNNENMTYEKLSRAMRHYYKRGILERVEGRRLVYKFSRKAMDRVREKRHNSV